The DNA window AAGGGTTGCCTGATCAGATCTGGCCGATATCGATATATATCCGGGCCAGGCCTTCGCGAACGGTCGACATGGCGTCGGCGACACTGATGGCGATATGGTCATGCATGAGCCTGGCTGCCCTGTCGGCATCGCGGCTGACCATGGCCCGGGCGATCTCGCTGTGTTCGGTATAGGTCGTCGACAGTCGCCGGTGCTTCTCCACTTCGATCTTGCGGACGAAATGGATGCGCGTGTTGATGCCTTCGAGCATGCGCGCCAGTTCGGGATTGCCTGACAGCCTGGCGATGCGGATGTGAAATTCCTCGTCCCTGGCGGTCAGCTCAGTGCTGGAAAATGAGTCGGCGCGCGCCATGGTGCGCGTCCACCAGTCGACGAGCGCGGCGAGTTCCTCATTGGTCGCGCGCTGGACCGCCAGCCTGACGGAGCGCTCCTCGAGCACGGCCCGCACATCGGAAAGATTGACGACCTCGTCGACATCGAAGCCGCGGCAGAAGAAGCCGCGATTGGTCTGGAAGGTGATGAGTTCCTCCGTGACCAGCCGCTGGAGGGCCTCCCGGATCGGGCTGCGGCTGACATTCAGCCTCGCGGCAAGCGCCACTTCGTTGATGCGCTCGTTCGGCTTGAAGCGATAGTCCATCGCCATGCGACGGATCTCTTCATAGACACGCGGGCCGGTCTTGATCGGCTTGGATGCCAACGCCGCATTGTTGTCCTGGTTGCTTTGCCTGGGTCGGAGCATGGCGTCGGTCAAGCCTTTGCGGCGCTTGGTTCGGCGAACCGCGCCTGTGTGGGAAGGATACCATCGAGGGCGATTGGTGCAGCTCGGCCGGCGATCAGATCGGCGACGATGCGGGCCGATCCATGCGCCATCGTCCAGCCGATATGGCCGTGACCGGTGTTCAGCCAGAGGTTTTTGATGTTGCGCAGGCCGAGGATCGGCAGATTGTCGGGCGTCATGGGTCTCAGACAGGCCCGCATCTCGGCGCGATCATAGGCGATACCGCGCGGAAACAGCTCCTGCGCGACGCGCTTCATGAAGGTGAAATCCGAAGGCTCGTGGCTGCGGTCATAGCCCGCAAATTCCGCGGTGGCGGTGACGCGGATGCGATCGCCCATCGGCGTGATGGCAACGAGGTTGTGCTCATCGATCACGGGAAGCTTTGGAGCCAGGACCTGGTCGACGATGGGAATGGTCAGGGAATATCCCTTGATCGGGTAGATCGGCAGGCCAAGGCCGATCTTGCGGGCGAGGATCGGGCTTTCCGCGCCCAGGCACAGAACGTAGGTGTCGGCCAACACCTCTCCCTTGTCGGTGACGACCCGGGTGATCGCGTCGTTCCTGCGTTCTATCCCGACGATCCTGGTGTCCGTCAGGATCTTGCCGCCCCTCTTTTCGACGATGGCCGCCAGCACGCGCGCGAACTTGGCGGCGTCGCCGGTTTCGTCGGTCGGACACAATATGCCGCCGGCAATGCTGCCGCGCGACGAAGCCAGCGCCGGCTCGCGGTCAATGATTTCCTGCGCGTCGACAATGCGTATCTCCTGGCCGTCAGCCTCCAGCAGGCGCATGTTGGCGACGCCCTTGTCGAGCGCCTGACGGCTGCGGTGGAAGTACAGAATGCCGGCCGACGTCCTGTCGTACTGTATCGCTTCCTCCCTGACGACCGCCTGAAGGACCGCTTGGGAATGGACCGCAAGCCGATGTTTGAGGAGGGTGTTGCGACGCGCTTTGGCGGCCGTGCATTGCATGAGGAAGCGCAGCGACCAGCTGTAGAGATGCGGGTCGGCGGAGAGTTTGAAGCGAAGCGCCTGGTCCTTCTGGAACAGCGACTTCAGCAGGATTTTTGGGGCGGCTGGCGATGACCAGACAAAGGAATGGCCAGGCGCGATCATGCCGGCATTTGCCCAGCTCGCGCCCTCGGCCACCTGCGGTGCCTGCTCGAGAACGGTGACCGCGTGGCCATCCTTTTGCAGCTGATAGGCAGTGGTGATCCCGACCACGCCCCCGCCCAAGATCAATACGCGCATTGCTGTCCCAAATGGCTGTCGCTCTATTGTCGACAATTCAATAGGAAGACGCCGATCTTTGTCAACGGCGCAAAGGCGGCGACTGACAAGCGATCTACTTTGGCCCATAATTCCAGCGTTTCCCGGCTCCAAAATCGGCACGGAGCCCTTGACACCTTTGGCAATGTTGCCGTTTCTATTGTCGACAATTCCGATTGGTATCAGGAAGGGGACTGAACCATGGACGCCCCGGTTACCCGCGCCGACGACACGCTTGTCCTCGACAAGGAACACATTCCATTCAAGACAGATGACGGTATCGGCACCCGCGCCAATCTCGGCCTGCTCGTGCTTCGGACCGACCAGACCATCGAGGATGAATTCCGCTATGCGCTGCCCGCGCGCGACATCGCGCTGTACGAGGCGCGGCTCTACAGCGATGTCGAGATCACGCCGGAGAACCTGATGAAGATGTCGGCGGTGATCCCCGGCACGGTCGGGCTTTTGCCGGACGTCAAGTTCGATGTGATCGGCTTTGCCTGCACGTCGGGAGCACTTGTCATCGGCGAGGACAAGGTCGCCGCGCGCGTCCACGAGGTGCTGCCGGGCGTACAGGTGACCAACCCAGTGACGGCGGCGCGCGCCGCGCTGAAGGCCCTGGGCGTCTCACGGATCGCGCTGCTCACCCCATATCTCGCCAAAATCAATCATTCCCTGCGTGCATCGCTGATGGCGCGGGGGATGGATATTCCGGTCATGGGCTCGTTCAATGAGGCCGACGACAATGTCGTTGCGCGCATCACGCCGGCATCGGTCAAGCAGGCCATTTTGGAAATCGGCGCGTCGAGCGACTGTGAGGCCGTGTTCGTTTCCTGCACGAGCATGCGCGTTGCCCGGATCATCGAGGAGGTCGAGAAGGAACTGGGGAAACCGGTCACCTCGAGCAACCATGCACTTGCCTGGCATATGCTGCGGCTTGGCGGCATTGGTGAGCAGATTGCCGGAAAAGGCGAGCTGTTTCGCCACTAGTCATCTCAGAGGCGCGGCGTTTGCGGCATGCGGTTCAGATCCCGCCGTACCAGTCATAGCCATTGTCTTCCCAATAGCCGCCCCTGCCGCCGCCGACAGTGGCGAAGCCGTCGACGAGTTCGATCTTGTAGAGGTATTTCGGCATCTTGTAGCCGAGCTGGCGCTCGACGCGGACGCGCAACGGTGCACCGTTCTCGACCGGCAGCGGCTTGCCGTTCAGGCCGTAGGCAAGGATCGTCTGCGGGTGACGGGCATCGATCAGGTCGATGGTGCCGTAATATTTGATGTCGCCCGACAGGCTGCGGTCGATCGTGTCGAGGCAATGGAACATGACGTAGCGCGCCTGCGGCTTGACCACCGCCTGGTCCAGCACCAGCGACAGCGGCGTGCCGGTCCATTTGGCTATGCAGCTCCAACCTTCGACGCAATCATGACGCGTGATCTGCGTGCGGCTCGGCATGTTCTGAAGCTGCTCGCGGCTAAGCGACAGCGGCTTTTCGACGAGGCCTGAAACCTCCAGCCGCCAGTCGGCGAAGTTGTTGGCGAGCAAGCCTTTGTAGACGTCGTCATCGGGAGCGGTGACCCCGTTCGGCCGCTGCGGCTGGCGGATGTCGGCCTCGGAAAACTCCGGCGCCAGCGCATCGCGTCCGGCAAGCAGGCGTTGCGCCCGGTATGTCAGGCCATTGGCGTTTTCGAGGAAGCTGCGCAGGCCGCCGCCAATGCTCAACTGGCTGTCGAAAGCATCGCAGCCCGACAGCATGATGCCGGAGGCGCCAAGGCCGGCACCGGTCAGGAATTTGCGGCGGCTGATCTCAAACTTCGCCATGTTACACACTCCTCTCGGCTGTCTTGTCGTCATGCGCGGGAGGGTCGGTGCGATACCAGCCGGTGATGATGGAACGCAGCTCGTTGATCGGGCCGGCGGCGAGAATCATCAGGATATGGACGACGAAGAAGGCGACCAGCAGCACCATGACGGTGAAATGGATGGTGCGCGCCGTCTGCCGGCCACCGAGCAGATCGTTGAGGAACGGCAGCACCGAATTCATGCTGGGCGACATCGCAAGGCCGGTGATGATCATCAGCGGCAGCAGCACGAACAGCACACCGCCATAGGCCATCTTCTGCAGCGTGTTGTATTCCCGCGTGTGGTGGAATTTGAGCTTGGCGTGGTCGATGATGTCCTGCGGCAGCCGCTTGAGATCATCGAGGCGCGGCGCGAGATCGCGCCGCAGATGGCCGTTCACAGTGCTGGCGACCAGCCAGACGATCAAGGTCGTGGTCAGTATCCAGGCAAAGAAGAAATGGACGACGCGGGCGGTGCCGAGATCATAGTAGGACGGGATCGTCGCCCAGGACGGGAAGGCGCGGGACGTCTCCTGGCCGGCCGGGCCCGACCAGCCGAGCACACCGGTGGTGTCGAAGCGCTTGCCGAAGATCTCCGTGTAGCCGCGTGGCCCGGTGTTGGTGTTTTCCGCGCCGATGGCGAAGATGGTGTTGTTGTACTCGAAGCCAGACTGCTTGCCGATATAGAGTTGCGGGCGGGCATTGAAGATCTGCAGGCCCGACAGCAGCATGAAGAACAGCGAGATGGCCCAAAGCCAATGCGTCAGCCGCGTCCAGCGCGACTGCCGGTAGATCAGCGTTTTTTCGTTCGACGCCGAAGCGCCTGGACCGGCGGCGGATTGGCTTCTGGCAACGGATTCCATCTTGTCTCGTCTCCCGGCCTCGCGGCGTGGCCTGCGCGTGCATTGTCCTCCTGATACGTCGCGATCCAAACCAATGTTTCATCCGATCACGGATTTATTACGGAGCGCCCAGGCTGACGGCGAGGTTGACGGCTGCGGCGACGATGACGGTGTTGAAGAAGAACGACAGAATCGAATGGACCAGCACTACACAACGCATATGCGTCGTCGAGATGTTGGTGTCGGCGGTCTGCGCCGTCATGCCGATGACGGTCGAGAAGTAGAGGAAATCCCAGCCTTCCGGTCGCTTGTCGCCAGGAAACAGCAGTCCGCCGACCGGAATTTTCTTCTTGGTCTCGGCATCGACCGCATCGCCGTCCATCCAGTAGACATGCGCATAGTGGAGCGCTGCCATGGCATGGATGGTGAACCAGCCGAGCGGGATCGACAGCAGCGCGAAGGTGAGTTCGACAGGGTGGGCGCTGTCTTTCTGGTTGATCAGTTGGAACAGCGAAAAGGTGGCAAAACCGACGACGACGAGCGTCACGGCGAAGATGACCAGCACTGGCTGGTCGGTGGCGCGCGCATTTTTGCTCAGATATTTGCCGGTGAACTTCGGCATCTGGGCGACGACAAGGATGACGTAGGCGGCAAAGAAGGCGTTGGCGCCGATCGAATAGGCGAGCGGGGCGTGCAGCAGCAACGCCGTGAGGAGCGCCAAAACGCCGAAGCATGCCGATACCGCGAACAGCATGTGGCGCCGCATGGGAGGCTTCATCGGGATTTCGGCAGCCATGGCGGTTCCAACCTTGGATGGCGCTCGGTTTCTATTGCGGTGTGGCGGATTTCAGCGCGCGCCGCAAGATGCGGTCGAGTTCGCCGAGAAACCGCGAACGGTCCTGTGGGGCGAAGCTGGCATTGTAGCCCTTGCTTTCGCCGGTCTCGCGCAAATGTTGCTTGAGATCGCGCATTGCCACCGCCATGCCGATCGTTTCCGGCGTGAAAGGACGTCCAGTCGGCCCAAGCACATGCGCGCCGAGCGCCACCGCACGGGCGGCCAGCGGAATGTCGGCGGTGATGACGATATCGTTGGTCCGCGCATTGTCGACGATCCAGTCGTCGGCGGCATCGGCGCCCTTTGAGACGACGACATTGCGGATCATCGGATCGCGCGATGGCCGCAAACCGCCATTGGAGACGTAGGTGACGACGACGCCATGGCGCTCGGCGACCTTTTCGACCTCGGCCTTGACCGGGCAGGCGTCGGCGTCGACGAGAATGGCGGGTGCGGGCATTGTCTCTCCAAAACGAGCAGGGGCCGGAAACTTGTCCGGCCCCATACCTGAAATCTCACGACTATCAGGCCGGCAAAGCGCCGGACTTCTTCGCCGTCCAGGTGGCGATATAGTCCATCAGGCCGGGATTGAGGCAGTCATAGGGCTCCAGCCCGATTGTCTTCAACTGCGAGCGGATGCCGTCCATCCGCTTTGGATCGACACCGGACTCGATGATCGACGAGACAAAGGCGGTGAAGCCCGGCGGCGACCAGCCGTCCTCCTCGAAGCGCTCGGGATGGATGAAGGACAGGCCCTTGAACGGGTGGTCGCGCTCGACCGGTCCGTGCATGTGGACGCCGCAGACGGTGCAGGCATGGCGCTGGATCAGTGCCGAGGGGTCGACCACCTTGAGCTTGTCGCCATTCTCGGTGACGGTGACGTCGCCGGTGCCGGCCACAGCAACAACCGAGAACACCGCGCCTTCCGGCTTCCAGCATTTGGTGCAGCCGCAGGCATGATTGTGGGCGATCTGACCCTTGACCTTCACCTTCACCGGCTTGCTGGTGCAGGCGCAGACCAGCGTGCCGCCGGCAAAGCTTGCGCTTTCCCTGGGCAAGCCATTGTCGATTTTCGGATGCAGTTTCTCCGCCATTTTCTTCTCCTCCCACTTGTGAACCACAGAGGTCGCAGGCCGGTTGGTCGGCGGCTTGTGGTCTTCCTCAGTAAACCACGACACTCCTGATCGACTTGCCCTCGTGCATGAGGTCAAAACCCTTGTTGATGTCCTCGAGCTTCAGCAAGTGGGTGATCATCGGATCGATCTGGATCTTGCCGTCCATGTACCAGTCGACGATCTTCGGCACATCGGTGCGGCCGCGTGCGCCGCCGAAGGCAGTGCCCATCCACGTGCGTCCCGTGACCAGTTGGAACGGCCGCGTCGAGATCTCCTGGCCGGCGCCGGCAACGCCGATGACGACCGACTTGCCCCAGCCGCGATGCGAGGCTTCGAGCGCCTGACGCATGACCTTGGTGCTGCCCGTACAGTCGAATGTGTAGTCGGCGCCGCCGATCTGGTCGGCGCCGCGCTTGGTCATGTTGACGAGGTGCGGCACGACATCGCCGTCGATCTCCTTCGGATTGACGAAATGCGTCATGCCGAATTTCTCGCCCCAGGCTTTCTTGTCGTTGTTGAGATCAACGCCGATGATCATGTCGGCGCCGGCAA is part of the Mesorhizobium loti genome and encodes:
- a CDS encoding GntR family transcriptional regulator, which gives rise to MLRPRQSNQDNNAALASKPIKTGPRVYEEIRRMAMDYRFKPNERINEVALAARLNVSRSPIREALQRLVTEELITFQTNRGFFCRGFDVDEVVNLSDVRAVLEERSVRLAVQRATNEELAALVDWWTRTMARADSFSSTELTARDEEFHIRIARLSGNPELARMLEGINTRIHFVRKIEVEKHRRLSTTYTEHSEIARAMVSRDADRAARLMHDHIAISVADAMSTVREGLARIYIDIGQI
- a CDS encoding D-amino acid dehydrogenase; protein product: MRVLILGGGVVGITTAYQLQKDGHAVTVLEQAPQVAEGASWANAGMIAPGHSFVWSSPAAPKILLKSLFQKDQALRFKLSADPHLYSWSLRFLMQCTAAKARRNTLLKHRLAVHSQAVLQAVVREEAIQYDRTSAGILYFHRSRQALDKGVANMRLLEADGQEIRIVDAQEIIDREPALASSRGSIAGGILCPTDETGDAAKFARVLAAIVEKRGGKILTDTRIVGIERRNDAITRVVTDKGEVLADTYVLCLGAESPILARKIGLGLPIYPIKGYSLTIPIVDQVLAPKLPVIDEHNLVAITPMGDRIRVTATAEFAGYDRSHEPSDFTFMKRVAQELFPRGIAYDRAEMRACLRPMTPDNLPILGLRNIKNLWLNTGHGHIGWTMAHGSARIVADLIAGRAAPIALDGILPTQARFAEPSAAKA
- a CDS encoding Asp/Glu racemase, with product MDAPVTRADDTLVLDKEHIPFKTDDGIGTRANLGLLVLRTDQTIEDEFRYALPARDIALYEARLYSDVEITPENLMKMSAVIPGTVGLLPDVKFDVIGFACTSGALVIGEDKVAARVHEVLPGVQVTNPVTAARAALKALGVSRIALLTPYLAKINHSLRASLMARGMDIPVMGSFNEADDNVVARITPASVKQAILEIGASSDCEAVFVSCTSMRVARIIEEVEKELGKPVTSSNHALAWHMLRLGGIGEQIAGKGELFRH
- a CDS encoding molybdopterin-dependent oxidoreductase translates to MAKFEISRRKFLTGAGLGASGIMLSGCDAFDSQLSIGGGLRSFLENANGLTYRAQRLLAGRDALAPEFSEADIRQPQRPNGVTAPDDDVYKGLLANNFADWRLEVSGLVEKPLSLSREQLQNMPSRTQITRHDCVEGWSCIAKWTGTPLSLVLDQAVVKPQARYVMFHCLDTIDRSLSGDIKYYGTIDLIDARHPQTILAYGLNGKPLPVENGAPLRVRVERQLGYKMPKYLYKIELVDGFATVGGGRGGYWEDNGYDWYGGI
- a CDS encoding cytochrome b/b6 domain-containing protein encodes the protein MESVARSQSAAGPGASASNEKTLIYRQSRWTRLTHWLWAISLFFMLLSGLQIFNARPQLYIGKQSGFEYNNTIFAIGAENTNTGPRGYTEIFGKRFDTTGVLGWSGPAGQETSRAFPSWATIPSYYDLGTARVVHFFFAWILTTTLIVWLVASTVNGHLRRDLAPRLDDLKRLPQDIIDHAKLKFHHTREYNTLQKMAYGGVLFVLLPLMIITGLAMSPSMNSVLPFLNDLLGGRQTARTIHFTVMVLLVAFFVVHILMILAAGPINELRSIITGWYRTDPPAHDDKTAERSV
- a CDS encoding DUF1345 domain-containing protein gives rise to the protein MAAEIPMKPPMRRHMLFAVSACFGVLALLTALLLHAPLAYSIGANAFFAAYVILVVAQMPKFTGKYLSKNARATDQPVLVIFAVTLVVVGFATFSLFQLINQKDSAHPVELTFALLSIPLGWFTIHAMAALHYAHVYWMDGDAVDAETKKKIPVGGLLFPGDKRPEGWDFLYFSTVIGMTAQTADTNISTTHMRCVVLVHSILSFFFNTVIVAAAVNLAVSLGAP
- a CDS encoding YaiI/YqxD family protein translates to MPAPAILVDADACPVKAEVEKVAERHGVVVTYVSNGGLRPSRDPMIRNVVVSKGADAADDWIVDNARTNDIVITADIPLAARAVALGAHVLGPTGRPFTPETIGMAVAMRDLKQHLRETGESKGYNASFAPQDRSRFLGELDRILRRALKSATPQ
- the gfa gene encoding S-(hydroxymethyl)glutathione synthase, with the translated sequence MAEKLHPKIDNGLPRESASFAGGTLVCACTSKPVKVKVKGQIAHNHACGCTKCWKPEGAVFSVVAVAGTGDVTVTENGDKLKVVDPSALIQRHACTVCGVHMHGPVERDHPFKGLSFIHPERFEEDGWSPPGFTAFVSSIIESGVDPKRMDGIRSQLKTIGLEPYDCLNPGLMDYIATWTAKKSGALPA